One genomic segment of Kosmotoga arenicorallina S304 includes these proteins:
- a CDS encoding diacylglycerol kinase family protein: MRPFLSSFEFAVKGLKYLVLNERNFRVQFIIGIFILLLAFFLPLEGWEFFWILFSVFFVLSLEGLNTIVEEVLDFMEEKYHRKIEIVKDISAGTVLLGSMFSVIVATIIYGRVLFGISRFSGFIIGIILDGFLFGLGLFGGGKK; encoded by the coding sequence ATGAGGCCTTTTTTAAGTAGTTTTGAGTTTGCCGTTAAGGGACTCAAATATCTGGTTTTGAATGAGAGGAATTTCAGGGTACAATTTATAATAGGGATATTCATTCTCCTGCTTGCATTTTTTCTCCCTCTTGAGGGATGGGAGTTTTTTTGGATATTGTTTTCGGTTTTCTTTGTCCTGAGCCTTGAAGGATTAAATACAATCGTTGAAGAAGTTCTGGACTTTATGGAAGAAAAATACCACAGAAAAATCGAAATAGTAAAAGATATTTCGGCGGGGACCGTGCTTCTTGGCTCAATGTTCAGTGTAATTGTTGCAACAATAATCTATGGTAGAGTGTTATTTGGCATTTCAAGATTTTCCGGGTTCATTATTGGTATAATATTAGATGGTTTCCTTTTTGGCCTTGGCCTTTTTGGAGGTGGAAAGAAGTGA